One Tessaracoccus lacteus DNA window includes the following coding sequences:
- a CDS encoding relaxase domain-containing protein translates to MHKLTAGSGYDYLTRQVAAHDTTEKGHATLASYYSERGEAPGSWRGRGLAGLGDLSVGDVVTAEQMSALFGAGFHPNMQARLSALNRPRFRAALMWGAALG, encoded by the coding sequence TTGCACAAGCTCACCGCTGGGTCGGGGTATGACTACCTGACCCGGCAAGTTGCTGCGCACGACACGACGGAGAAGGGCCACGCGACGCTGGCCTCCTACTACTCGGAACGCGGCGAGGCGCCTGGGTCGTGGCGGGGCCGTGGGCTCGCGGGTCTCGGCGACCTTTCCGTCGGTGACGTCGTCACAGCGGAGCAGATGAGTGCCCTGTTCGGCGCCGGCTTCCACCCGAACATGCAGGCCCGCCTGTCCGCATTGAACCGCCCCAGGTTTCGTGCCGCTCTCATGTGGGGAGCAGCTCTTGGTTGA
- a CDS encoding tyrosine-type recombinase/integrase, with product MTFTHKGDAEHWLRMQERAIERGEWLAPEEVEARRPKVRTLQETYDRFLAQRPRPLALSTLTAYEQDWRLRIVPHWGAERDVKTITHDDVWQWRQGPLAAERRRDRSSLALFSELLAKAAHWGWIDKNPAAGVSIPRQTKAMEQRHVFDLDDVRRYLQAAEPQHVAMLATVALGGLRSGEVRGLRRMDLDLEGRRILVRQAIEHGKDGDAYRVGVKVSKTSAGIRSLPMSTTLVTILRDHLTLHPRSPEQLVFTVADGKPMGPAEADRRHNRALANMGLRTPEAERRRLWRKGLPVPKEDHITLHDLRASYAAWLFSEGYTIAEVMLLLGWSDSRMALEVYSRVFPRRVESVGPKQDEALKGLTVVVT from the coding sequence GTGACTTTCACGCACAAGGGCGACGCGGAGCATTGGCTCAGGATGCAGGAGCGGGCCATTGAGCGAGGGGAGTGGCTCGCGCCCGAGGAAGTCGAGGCCCGACGGCCGAAGGTGCGAACTCTTCAGGAGACCTACGACCGGTTCCTAGCCCAGCGCCCGCGGCCGCTGGCCCTGTCCACGCTGACCGCGTATGAGCAGGACTGGCGTCTGCGGATCGTTCCCCACTGGGGGGCTGAGCGTGACGTGAAGACCATCACCCACGACGACGTGTGGCAATGGCGCCAGGGCCCGCTGGCCGCTGAGCGCCGCCGCGACCGGTCGTCGTTGGCCTTGTTCAGTGAGTTGCTGGCTAAGGCGGCGCATTGGGGATGGATCGACAAGAACCCCGCCGCCGGCGTGAGCATCCCGCGCCAGACGAAGGCGATGGAGCAGCGTCACGTGTTCGACCTGGACGACGTCCGACGCTACCTGCAAGCCGCCGAACCCCAGCACGTCGCGATGCTGGCCACGGTGGCCCTGGGCGGGTTGAGATCCGGTGAGGTCCGAGGCCTGCGTCGGATGGACCTCGACCTCGAGGGGCGGCGGATCCTCGTGCGCCAGGCGATCGAGCATGGCAAGGACGGCGACGCCTACCGCGTGGGTGTGAAGGTTTCCAAGACGTCGGCCGGCATCCGCTCGCTGCCCATGTCGACCACCTTGGTGACGATCCTGCGGGATCACCTCACGTTGCATCCGAGGTCGCCGGAGCAACTCGTGTTCACCGTCGCGGATGGCAAGCCGATGGGGCCGGCCGAGGCCGACCGGCGGCACAACAGGGCGCTGGCCAACATGGGGTTGCGGACCCCAGAGGCGGAGCGGCGCCGATTATGGAGGAAGGGGCTCCCGGTACCGAAGGAGGACCACATCACGCTGCACGACCTTCGTGCTTCGTACGCCGCGTGGCTCTTCAGCGAGGGATACACGATCGCGGAAGTCATGCTCTTGCTGGGGTGGAGCGATTCCCGCATGGCGCTGGAGGTCTACAGCCGCGTCTTCCCGCGCCGAGTCGAGAGCGTCGGGCCCAAGCAGGACGAAGCCCTCAAGGGCCTCACAGTGGTCGTGACATGA
- a CDS encoding adenosine deaminase, producing MTVEALRSLPKAELHLHIEGTLEPELAFELAQRNGVTLPFASVEDLRLRYDFDDLQSFLDLYYACMAVLRTADDFRDLALAYLERAHADGVRHAELFFDPQVHAGNGVSVDAVMDGLLEGLRIAGERFGMTGGLILCFLRDLPAASAMETLESVAGRAGDLLGVGLDSAEVGHPPVLFADVFARAAELGLRLVAHAGEEGPAAYVREALDTLHVERIDHGIRAAEDDALVAELARRRVPLTVCPLSNVRLKAVPDLAAHPLRRLFDAGVVVTLNSDDPAYFGGYVAANFAAVAGEGFTVDELATMARNSIVASFAPDGRKAELLAELDAWVADSVEMPRP from the coding sequence ATGACCGTCGAAGCGCTGCGCTCCCTGCCGAAGGCCGAACTCCACCTGCACATCGAGGGCACGCTCGAGCCCGAGCTGGCGTTCGAGCTCGCCCAACGCAACGGGGTGACGCTGCCGTTCGCGAGCGTCGAGGACCTGCGTCTGCGCTACGACTTCGATGACCTGCAGTCGTTCCTCGACCTCTACTACGCGTGCATGGCGGTGCTCCGCACGGCGGACGACTTCCGCGACCTCGCCCTGGCCTACCTCGAGCGGGCGCACGCCGACGGTGTCCGTCACGCCGAGCTGTTCTTCGACCCGCAGGTGCACGCCGGCAACGGTGTCAGCGTCGACGCCGTCATGGACGGGCTGCTGGAGGGGCTGCGGATCGCGGGAGAGCGGTTCGGCATGACAGGCGGCCTGATCCTCTGCTTCCTGCGCGACCTGCCCGCGGCGTCGGCGATGGAGACGCTGGAATCGGTCGCCGGGCGGGCCGGGGATCTGCTGGGCGTCGGCCTGGACTCCGCCGAGGTCGGGCACCCGCCGGTGCTGTTCGCCGACGTCTTCGCGCGCGCCGCCGAACTGGGGCTCCGGTTGGTCGCCCACGCGGGCGAGGAGGGCCCGGCCGCGTACGTCCGGGAGGCGCTCGACACGCTCCACGTCGAGCGCATCGATCACGGCATCCGGGCTGCGGAGGACGACGCCCTGGTCGCCGAGCTCGCTCGACGCCGGGTCCCGCTGACGGTCTGCCCGCTGTCGAACGTGCGGCTGAAGGCGGTCCCCGACCTCGCCGCTCACCCCTTGCGACGGCTGTTCGACGCCGGCGTCGTCGTCACACTCAACTCCGACGACCCCGCCTACTTCGGCGGCTACGTGGCGGCCAACTTCGCCGCCGTCGCGGGCGAGGGCTTCACCGTCGACGAGCTGGCGACCATGGCGAGGAACTCCATCGTCGCGTCCTTCGCGCCCGACGGCCGGAAGGCCGAGCTGCTGGCCGAGCTGGACGCCTGGGTCGCCGACTCAGTGGAGATGCCGCGCCCCTGA
- a CDS encoding IS3 family transposase (programmed frameshift) translates to MPKPHPKEFRDDVIAVARKGEAPIGQIAKDFGISESCLRNWLAKADRVDAPAADNRSAAELREANKRIRLLEQENEVLRRAAAYLSRDNQPKMMFPLVTDLAQTKGTLRVPVAVSCRVLGFSRQAYYQWLACPVSQRDWDDAHLINAAIDLHAEDPGLGYRLIADDLPEMGITAGENRVHRLCKLQRIRSFHSVKNGSWKKPGPAVHDDLVQRQFHAEGPNRLWLTDITEHRTSEGKLYLCAVKDVWSNRIVGYSIDTRMKKRIAINALRMAVQRRGPVAGCIVHSDRGSQFRAHTYVAELKVHDLTGSMGRVASSPDNAAMESFFALLQKNVLNRHPWTSRAELRLAMITWIEKSYHRRRRQRRLGKLTPVEFEAVHHTTTQAA, encoded by the exons ATGCCCAAGCCCCATCCGAAAGAGTTCCGCGATGATGTGATCGCGGTCGCCCGCAAGGGCGAGGCCCCGATCGGCCAGATCGCCAAGGACTTCGGGATCAGTGAGTCCTGCCTGCGCAACTGGCTGGCCAAGGCCGATCGTGTTGATGCCCCCGCCGCAGACAACCGCTCCGCAGCCGAACTACGGGAAGCCAACAAGCGCATCCGGCTGCTGGAGCAGGAGAACGAAGTCCTGCGCCGCGCCGCCGCCTACCTGTCCCGCGACA ATCAACCCAAAATGATGTTCCCCTTGGTCACCGACCTGGCCCAGACCAAGGGGACGCTCCGGGTGCCGGTCGCGGTCTCCTGCCGGGTGCTGGGCTTCTCGCGGCAGGCCTACTACCAGTGGCTCGCCTGCCCAGTCTCGCAGCGCGACTGGGACGATGCACACCTGATCAACGCCGCCATCGACCTGCATGCCGAAGACCCTGGTCTGGGTTATCGCCTCATCGCCGATGACCTGCCCGAGATGGGCATCACCGCTGGTGAGAACCGAGTCCACCGGCTCTGCAAGCTGCAGCGGATCCGTTCGTTCCACTCGGTCAAGAACGGGTCATGGAAGAAGCCCGGGCCGGCGGTCCACGATGACCTGGTGCAGCGCCAGTTCCATGCCGAGGGGCCTAACCGGTTGTGGTTGACCGACATCACCGAGCACCGCACCAGCGAGGGCAAGCTGTACCTGTGTGCGGTCAAGGACGTCTGGTCCAACCGCATTGTGGGGTACTCGATCGACACCCGCATGAAGAAGCGGATCGCGATCAACGCCCTGCGCATGGCCGTCCAACGTCGCGGACCAGTTGCTGGTTGCATCGTCCACTCGGACCGAGGCAGCCAATTCCGAGCCCACACCTATGTGGCCGAGTTGAAGGTCCACGACCTCACAGGTTCCATGGGCAGGGTCGCCTCAAGTCCCGACAATGCCGCCATGGAGAGCTTCTTCGCGCTGCTGCAGAAGAACGTCCTCAACCGCCACCCGTGGACCAGCCGGGCCGAGCTGCGGCTGGCCATGATCACCTGGATCGAGAAGTCTTACCACCGCCGACGCCGCCAACGGCGTCTCGGCAAACTCACCCCAGTAGAGTTCGAAGCAGTCCATCACACGACCACACAGGCCGCCTGA
- a CDS encoding nucleotidyl transferase AbiEii/AbiGii toxin family protein encodes MTTGQDVLRKLRAAARSTADKTGQSAPTQELLTRHLLESLLDRLSRTEHAPDFILKGGILLTAYGARRPTKDIDANAVSADVTAEHLSTVVRDAAAADVPDGVEIHPDTITIQEIREEGDYPGFRIRAQASIASWAGSLTWDVSTGDPVVPPPQPVKIPRVIGEPIEVLGYAAETSIAEKGVTILERGITSTRWRDYIDVVQLAQAGVDVAELRRAAEAVTQYRQVTLEPISQHLEGYGAVGQVKWAAWRRRQRLEAVSEALLDDQVALVAALLDLIFATEPPVI; translated from the coding sequence ATGACCACCGGCCAAGATGTGCTGCGGAAGCTGAGAGCTGCAGCTCGTTCGACGGCGGACAAGACTGGCCAGTCGGCGCCCACGCAGGAGCTTCTGACTCGGCATCTCCTTGAATCACTCCTCGACCGGCTCAGCCGGACCGAGCACGCTCCAGACTTCATCCTGAAGGGCGGCATCCTGCTCACCGCCTATGGCGCGCGTCGCCCCACCAAGGACATCGACGCCAACGCGGTCAGCGCCGACGTCACAGCAGAGCACCTGTCCACCGTCGTCAGGGACGCCGCGGCCGCTGACGTGCCCGACGGAGTCGAGATCCACCCCGACACGATCACGATCCAGGAGATCCGCGAAGAGGGCGACTACCCCGGGTTCCGCATCCGAGCCCAAGCATCCATCGCATCCTGGGCTGGAAGCCTCACCTGGGACGTTTCCACAGGCGACCCGGTGGTTCCCCCACCCCAGCCCGTCAAGATTCCCCGCGTCATCGGCGAACCCATCGAAGTGCTGGGCTACGCGGCCGAGACATCCATCGCAGAGAAGGGCGTGACCATTCTCGAGAGAGGTATCACCAGCACTCGTTGGCGCGACTACATCGACGTTGTGCAACTCGCTCAGGCCGGTGTGGATGTCGCCGAACTGCGCCGGGCTGCGGAAGCCGTCACCCAGTACCGCCAGGTCACCCTTGAACCCATCAGCCAGCACCTTGAGGGCTACGGCGCTGTCGGCCAGGTCAAATGGGCCGCCTGGCGACGCAGACAGCGTCTCGAAGCAGTCTCGGAGGCGCTGCTCGACGATCAGGTCGCCTTGGTCGCAGCACTCCTTGATCTCATATTCGCCACCGAGCCGCCCGTGATCTAG
- a CDS encoding nSTAND1 domain-containing NTPase, producing MRTTVQDPAIILLSDADSQSARNNAYGHLFESFMAQVMHLYGYGSPRVSNLNVTAEGAEVDIELLHEMNQQTAIAECKAYSSPVNIDKLTSFYGELTIRRMTDPGTQGYFIATPRLTSNAQEKAGAICGNDPAFRVVTASDIWDLLISRRQIQPVDMSDTQTSDPAVVVHASGVYAAALQIDPDTKTGSRVLVRATSGSVHREALDLLAEHRYANSLPVVDVFEHATTKSAPAAAPPLIVEVAGSKSDFEYQLPASPRYFVGRRIAINELVDHVTQHPGPFVLNAKSGWGKSSLALKIVDSAAPGIGLVIDSRTAVSGGFIPAVLQRAFVKAQDSGILKLTPDATWATLAGSIKSMGDASWLDKGDARIVVVFDQFENTFRDEALTREFRDLALWNADGKDRVSIGFAWKTDFVDWTESHPFRLRDEIRNCSTVVHLQPFGSQEVDTILGRLEKSLEVKLSREIRQRLREYSQGLPWLLKKLAGHLIREISSGKTQEQLVAEALNVQNLFESDLAALSPAERDALLFVARFAPIEAQEVTERHSGALVQSLLDQRLVVQVGEKLDTYWDTFRDFVVNGRVPIEETYIIRQTPRSVGRLISEVLKRGGDAAVSEISRAWDTSENVVWNLGRELRQFGLAASVPNRIQLIPELRQADDVELELRGRIARVLKRHRAHTVFEDVCERGQGVAQIPEFAKALRAVFPAVEGTTNTWSTYARTFVAWFAYAGLARSINPNTATAAIESSQGTGTLLDGAARRKLRTIFPSSSPGPVIRWMTSELSDGKATPYPASPREREVAGQALALKAVHMGSDENLHAVEGLITDGKLDSVRLLELLRTVPGGQDSLAALEGDPAASPASIGELIAVANDAEWAAGTVLAAGKAFRAWARAAGIQTKRRGKPSRSEEAEALPLA from the coding sequence ATGAGGACCACGGTTCAGGATCCAGCTATTATCCTGCTCTCTGACGCAGACTCACAGTCGGCTCGGAACAATGCCTACGGTCACCTCTTTGAATCATTCATGGCCCAGGTCATGCATCTGTATGGATACGGCAGCCCGCGCGTGAGCAATCTCAACGTAACTGCAGAAGGCGCAGAAGTCGACATTGAATTGCTGCATGAAATGAATCAGCAAACTGCGATTGCCGAATGCAAGGCGTACAGCTCGCCGGTCAACATCGACAAATTGACAAGCTTCTATGGGGAACTCACAATTCGACGAATGACGGACCCCGGCACTCAAGGCTACTTCATCGCGACACCTCGATTGACGTCGAACGCGCAAGAAAAGGCTGGTGCGATCTGCGGGAACGATCCGGCATTCCGGGTAGTAACGGCCTCGGACATTTGGGACCTGTTGATTTCACGGAGACAGATCCAGCCAGTCGACATGTCAGATACGCAGACGAGCGACCCGGCCGTCGTGGTGCATGCGAGTGGCGTGTACGCCGCAGCCCTTCAGATCGACCCTGACACAAAAACAGGCTCGCGCGTTCTCGTGAGGGCTACCTCGGGGTCTGTCCATCGTGAGGCCCTCGACCTCCTGGCGGAGCATAGGTATGCCAACTCCCTGCCCGTGGTTGACGTTTTCGAGCACGCCACCACGAAATCCGCTCCAGCCGCCGCCCCACCCCTGATCGTTGAGGTGGCGGGTTCGAAGTCCGACTTCGAGTACCAACTTCCGGCGTCCCCGCGGTATTTCGTGGGACGCCGGATTGCCATAAATGAGCTCGTGGATCACGTAACCCAACATCCCGGACCCTTCGTGTTGAACGCGAAGTCGGGCTGGGGGAAGAGTTCGCTCGCGCTAAAGATTGTCGATAGTGCAGCCCCGGGAATCGGGCTCGTGATCGACTCTCGGACCGCGGTCTCTGGTGGATTTATTCCCGCAGTCCTTCAGCGGGCCTTCGTCAAAGCACAGGATTCTGGAATCCTGAAACTAACCCCCGATGCCACATGGGCTACACTCGCAGGCTCGATCAAGTCGATGGGTGACGCGTCTTGGTTGGACAAGGGTGACGCCCGAATCGTGGTCGTCTTCGATCAATTCGAGAACACCTTCAGGGACGAGGCGCTGACACGAGAATTTCGTGATCTTGCCTTGTGGAATGCCGATGGAAAAGACCGCGTTTCCATTGGTTTTGCATGGAAGACCGACTTTGTTGATTGGACCGAGAGTCACCCATTTCGCCTTCGAGACGAAATTCGCAACTGCTCAACCGTAGTGCATCTGCAGCCATTCGGATCTCAAGAGGTGGATACAATCCTTGGTCGCCTCGAGAAGAGCCTCGAAGTTAAGCTCAGTCGAGAGATTCGGCAGCGGTTGCGCGAGTATAGTCAGGGATTGCCCTGGTTGCTGAAGAAGCTTGCAGGTCACCTTATCCGAGAGATATCGTCTGGCAAGACTCAGGAACAATTGGTAGCCGAGGCGCTCAATGTGCAGAACCTCTTTGAGTCCGATTTGGCCGCCCTCAGTCCGGCTGAACGGGACGCGCTCCTGTTCGTTGCTAGGTTTGCGCCCATCGAAGCTCAAGAAGTCACCGAGAGGCACTCGGGTGCTTTGGTGCAGTCGTTGCTTGACCAACGGCTCGTGGTCCAAGTAGGTGAGAAGCTGGACACGTATTGGGACACCTTCAGAGATTTTGTTGTTAACGGGCGCGTTCCGATCGAAGAGACATACATCATTCGTCAAACCCCGCGCTCCGTCGGTCGACTTATCTCAGAAGTGCTGAAGCGCGGTGGCGACGCAGCAGTTTCGGAGATTTCGCGGGCCTGGGACACGTCGGAGAACGTAGTCTGGAATCTGGGGCGCGAATTGCGTCAATTTGGGCTTGCCGCTTCGGTGCCAAATCGGATTCAATTGATACCTGAACTCCGTCAAGCGGATGACGTGGAACTCGAACTGCGGGGAAGGATTGCCCGCGTCCTGAAGAGACACCGTGCGCATACTGTCTTCGAGGATGTGTGTGAACGTGGCCAAGGAGTTGCTCAGATTCCCGAGTTTGCGAAGGCCCTACGCGCAGTGTTCCCTGCCGTCGAGGGTACAACCAATACGTGGAGTACCTACGCCCGAACATTCGTTGCTTGGTTCGCGTATGCGGGCCTAGCAAGAAGTATAAACCCCAACACTGCAACGGCGGCCATTGAGAGTTCGCAAGGAACCGGAACGCTGCTTGATGGAGCTGCGCGCCGGAAACTTCGCACGATATTCCCCTCCTCTTCTCCTGGGCCAGTGATCAGGTGGATGACGAGCGAGCTGAGTGACGGCAAGGCGACTCCCTACCCGGCCTCTCCGCGCGAGCGCGAGGTGGCAGGGCAAGCTCTAGCGCTTAAGGCCGTGCACATGGGTAGCGACGAAAATCTGCATGCCGTGGAGGGCCTGATAACAGACGGCAAGCTCGACAGTGTGCGACTTCTGGAGTTGTTGCGAACCGTGCCAGGCGGTCAAGACAGTCTCGCAGCTCTGGAAGGAGATCCAGCAGCGTCACCTGCCTCCATTGGCGAGCTGATCGCTGTCGCAAACGATGCTGAGTGGGCAGCGGGGACGGTTCTGGCCGCAGGCAAGGCCTTCAGGGCGTGGGCCAGAGCCGCTGGCATTCAGACTAAAAGGCGGGGGAAGCCATCCAGATCCGAGGAGGCGGAAGCTCTGCCGCTCGCCTGA
- a CDS encoding RloB family protein, whose product MTEGTSTEPQYVEGLNISLRSKASTPTVKSVGVGRDPLHVVRRCVELRNKVRNTEKEYSVCVCLVDVDQHQKLSDAAELAEREGILLLISNLKFEVWLLWHKEDKRAAQTSHQLDKRARELDLVLDKSISLGFPFTAVDSACRTARAADPDMKAGRKGPDPSSAMPILVDLLQGTATPGGGC is encoded by the coding sequence GTGACCGAGGGCACCTCGACCGAGCCGCAGTATGTTGAGGGTCTCAACATTTCCCTTCGCAGCAAGGCGTCGACACCGACCGTTAAGTCGGTGGGAGTTGGTCGAGATCCACTCCACGTCGTGCGCAGGTGCGTCGAGTTGCGCAATAAGGTGAGGAACACCGAGAAGGAGTACTCGGTCTGCGTCTGCCTAGTCGACGTGGATCAACACCAGAAGCTCAGCGACGCAGCCGAGCTCGCCGAGAGGGAAGGCATTCTGCTGCTGATCTCGAACCTCAAGTTCGAGGTATGGCTGCTCTGGCACAAGGAAGATAAGCGAGCTGCGCAGACGTCCCACCAGCTCGACAAACGGGCGAGGGAGCTGGACCTCGTCCTGGACAAGTCGATCTCCCTCGGATTCCCCTTCACAGCCGTCGACAGCGCCTGTCGGACTGCGCGGGCAGCCGACCCTGACATGAAGGCTGGCCGCAAGGGTCCGGATCCGTCATCAGCGATGCCGATCCTCGTCGACCTCCTGCAAGGGACAGCCACCCCCGGCGGCGGCTGCTGA
- a CDS encoding AAA family ATPase, with the protein MILLSFTVRNHASIRDEITVDLTRPTLRTLQPADLDWAGSTYPIAGIFGGNATGKSSVLDALRYVFSAIRSSATGWQASKAFPRAPFKLDGTARMSSSTFELDFVFDGHRHVFGFEVDADGIKREWLRDVPRSRWRTLLERDRDAGTLTFHSSLRGKIAVTARELVLSRALLLGGTPLHAVAQDLVSHFDAVLVKDSHREARLREIADSLAEKRITFADLEALLQVADIGVTKVDLEERSIPERTRRALLNFTRDLRQNPSTDEGPGAQTDEEPDDLDDAQLELVIRHLIFTHRGRVEECPTFSIAEESDGTVAWLATAVPALETLRAGGLLVIDEIDASLHPHLLEVLLGAFADPDVNVKHAQLIFTSHESHILSPLSEVKLEPEQVWFTDKSFEGVTELTCLADFPKHPDANVARRYLAGRYGGTPRLSPSMLAALVTAGVN; encoded by the coding sequence ATGATCCTGCTTAGCTTCACCGTGCGCAACCACGCCAGCATCCGGGATGAGATCACCGTTGACCTCACGCGCCCAACGCTGAGGACGCTGCAGCCGGCGGATCTCGACTGGGCAGGCTCGACCTATCCGATCGCCGGGATCTTCGGCGGCAACGCGACCGGGAAGTCGTCAGTGCTGGATGCGCTGAGGTATGTTTTCTCTGCCATTCGATCGTCGGCCACCGGTTGGCAGGCGTCGAAGGCCTTTCCACGAGCCCCTTTCAAGCTCGACGGGACAGCACGGATGTCCTCCAGCACCTTCGAGCTTGACTTCGTCTTCGATGGCCACCGGCACGTGTTCGGATTCGAGGTGGATGCCGATGGCATCAAGCGGGAATGGCTGCGGGACGTTCCCAGATCCCGCTGGCGCACGCTGCTGGAGCGCGACCGCGACGCAGGCACCCTCACGTTCCACTCATCGTTGCGCGGGAAGATCGCTGTGACGGCCCGAGAGCTCGTGCTCAGCCGCGCGCTCCTGCTCGGCGGCACCCCGCTGCACGCTGTCGCTCAGGATCTTGTGTCGCATTTCGACGCCGTGCTCGTGAAGGACTCTCACCGTGAGGCCCGGCTTCGGGAGATCGCCGACTCGCTCGCCGAGAAGAGAATTACCTTCGCTGACCTCGAAGCTCTGCTGCAAGTCGCCGACATCGGTGTGACAAAGGTTGACCTCGAGGAGAGGAGTATTCCGGAGCGCACGCGGCGGGCACTCTTGAACTTCACGCGTGATCTTCGACAGAATCCGTCTACAGATGAGGGACCGGGCGCGCAAACCGACGAGGAACCGGACGACCTGGACGATGCCCAGCTCGAGCTGGTAATCAGGCATCTGATCTTCACTCATAGGGGTCGGGTCGAGGAATGCCCAACGTTCTCAATCGCGGAGGAGAGCGACGGAACTGTAGCGTGGCTCGCCACCGCGGTGCCGGCACTCGAGACACTCCGGGCAGGAGGGCTCCTCGTGATCGACGAGATCGACGCGAGCCTGCACCCGCACCTGCTCGAGGTTCTGCTCGGCGCGTTCGCCGATCCTGACGTCAACGTCAAGCACGCACAGCTGATCTTCACCAGCCATGAGTCCCATATTCTCTCCCCGCTGAGCGAGGTCAAGCTGGAGCCGGAGCAGGTGTGGTTCACGGACAAGTCCTTCGAGGGCGTCACTGAGCTCACCTGTTTGGCCGACTTTCCGAAGCACCCTGATGCGAACGTAGCTCGGCGGTACCTGGCAGGGCGCTACGGGGGCACGCCGCGTCTCTCCCCCAGCATGCTGGCCGCTCTGGTCACTGCTGGGGTGAACTGA
- a CDS encoding helix-turn-helix domain-containing protein: MSTRNSSARTSKAGARRWASLKEAAEYISVHPKTLTRRFSDGSLIRYRVGRRVMVDLDELDELVVASAGGLKTLAG; encoded by the coding sequence ATGAGCACCCGTAACAGCTCTGCGCGTACGTCAAAGGCCGGGGCCCGGCGTTGGGCCTCCCTGAAGGAGGCGGCCGAGTACATCAGCGTCCACCCCAAGACCCTGACCCGACGCTTCAGCGACGGTTCCCTGATCCGGTACCGCGTCGGACGCCGGGTGATGGTCGATTTGGACGAGCTGGACGAACTCGTGGTCGCGAGCGCCGGCGGCCTCAAGACCCTGGCAGGGTGA
- the mobF gene encoding MobF family relaxase, with product MPSDATRAMVTEAARLGQSFPVHGAVNEFRLEVEKRTAAWRVSEGVPTTVTVPTDVRADIVNHVARETFEARIGRLPTAPELAAEVSRLSRQPSTACAGFDMTFTPVKSVSALWAIAPRDVAEAIERAHDAAVDDALRFLEDEALYSRAGHAGVRQIDVRGFIAASFTHRDSRAGDPNLHTHVAIANKVVETRYPSPAQTRRSGSTPPSDPSSTRSD from the coding sequence TTGCCGAGCGACGCGACGAGGGCGATGGTCACCGAGGCTGCCCGCCTCGGCCAGTCCTTTCCTGTGCACGGGGCGGTCAACGAGTTCCGTCTGGAGGTGGAGAAGCGCACCGCAGCATGGCGCGTCTCGGAGGGGGTGCCGACAACGGTAACGGTGCCCACCGACGTCCGAGCCGACATCGTGAACCACGTCGCGAGGGAGACGTTCGAGGCGCGCATCGGCCGCCTGCCAACGGCCCCAGAACTGGCCGCGGAGGTGTCCCGGTTGAGCCGGCAACCGTCGACTGCGTGCGCCGGATTCGACATGACGTTCACTCCGGTGAAGTCGGTCTCGGCACTCTGGGCGATCGCCCCGCGTGACGTTGCCGAGGCGATCGAACGGGCCCACGACGCAGCGGTCGACGACGCGCTGCGCTTCCTGGAGGACGAGGCGTTGTACTCGCGCGCCGGCCACGCGGGTGTGCGGCAGATCGATGTCCGCGGCTTCATCGCAGCCTCATTCACACATCGCGATTCCCGCGCCGGCGATCCGAACCTCCACACCCACGTCGCGATTGCGAACAAGGTGGTCGAGACGAGGTACCCATCCCCGGCACAGACCAGACGATCGGGCTCTACACCCCCGAGCGATCCATCGTCGACGCGTTCCGACTGA
- a CDS encoding DUF2316 family protein translates to MSLTSRQQRQTAAELRTHLDAIGLSEEVVASHLGFTSERLVRTLSVTNSGDPGDVWLLRDYLVQAAADKGVVVAPFTILTDASRRQAAVWFDLHTAPRHNFSS, encoded by the coding sequence ATGTCGTTGACCTCACGCCAGCAGCGTCAGACCGCAGCCGAGCTGCGCACCCACCTCGACGCCATCGGGTTGAGCGAGGAAGTCGTCGCGAGCCATCTCGGGTTCACGTCCGAGCGACTCGTGCGGACGCTGAGCGTCACCAACTCCGGGGATCCCGGCGACGTGTGGCTGCTGCGCGACTACCTCGTCCAGGCTGCTGCGGACAAGGGCGTCGTCGTCGCCCCCTTCACCATCCTCACCGACGCCTCGCGTCGCCAGGCCGCCGTGTGGTTCGACCTTCACACGGCACCGCGCCACAACTTCAGTAGCTGA